The following are encoded together in the Lathyrus oleraceus cultivar Zhongwan6 chromosome 3, CAAS_Psat_ZW6_1.0, whole genome shotgun sequence genome:
- the LOC127126722 gene encoding histidine biosynthesis bifunctional protein hisIE, chloroplastic — protein MAISNVHMLQSARGFQKCNLSFSSHGYPRCGYRTNHLAFASMHTSDPKVDSLLDGIKWDDKGLAVAIAQNVDTGAILMQGFANREAVATTISSRKATFFSRSRSTLWTKGETSNNFINVHDVFLDCDRDSIIYLGKPDGPTCHTGAETCYYTPVFDLLKEEEAEGNKLALTSLYALESTITQRKAELAEEENGKPSWTKRLLLNDKLLCSKIREEANELCQTLENNEDKSRTASEMADVLYHAMVLLALKDVKVEDVLQVLRQRFSKSGIEEKRSRTTQKPVEN, from the exons ATGGCTATTTCCAACGTTCACATGCTTCAATCTGCCAGAGGTTTCCAGAAGTGCAATCTCTCCTTTTCAAGCCATGGCTATCCCAGATGTGGTTACAGGACCAACCACTTAGCTTTTGCTTCTATGCACACATCTGACCCTAAG GTAGACTCATTGTTGGACGGTATAAAATGGGATGATAAAGGTTTGGCTGTGGCAATAGCTCAGAATGTTGACACAGGGGCCATACTAATGCAAGGCTTTGCAAATAGAGAAGCTGTGGCTACAACCATATCTTCTCGCAAGGCCACATTCTTTAGCCGGTCAAGATCAACATTGTGGACCAAAGGAGAGACCTCTAATAATTTTATCAATGTCCACGACGTCTTTCTTGATTGTGACCGTGATTCT ATAATATACCTTGGGAAACCTGATGGGCCTACCTGCCACACAGGGGCAGAAACATGCTACTATACACCAGTCTTTGACTTGTTGAAAGAGGAAGAG GCTGAAGGAAACAAATTGGCATTAACCTCTCTGTATGCATTAGAGTCAACAATTACCCAACGTAAGGCAGAGTTAGCAGAAGAAGAAAATGGAAAGCCTTCATGGACAAAGCGGTTATTGCTTAATGATAAGTTACTGTGCTCTAAAATCAG AGAAGAAGCCAATGAGTTGTGTCAAACACTAGAGAATAATGAGGACAAGTCACGCACTGCTTCAGAAATGGCTGATGTACTCTATCATGCAATGGTTCTGTTGGCATTGAAAGATGTTAAAGTAGAAGATGTTTTGCAGGTTCTGCGCCAGAGATTTTCCAAGTCTGGTATTGAGGAAAAGAGAAGTCGCACAACCCAGAAGCCGGTGGAAAATTGA